The DNA region TATTACCTTCCGTTGCTGAGATTGGAATAATTTCGGCGAAGTCCATTTGCGCACGGTAATCATCAATAATCGGTAGTAAGTCATCTGGTTCAATCGTATCAATCTTGTTAATGATTAAGTAGACCGGTGTATCACTTTTTTTCAAACGTTCGATGATAAAATCATCACCACGTCCGCGAGGTTGTTCGGCACTGACCATGAATAAAGTCGCATCTACTTCACGTAACGCACTGTAAGCTGTCTCAACCATAAAATCGCCTAAACGGTGTTTTGGTTTATGAATACCCGGTGTGTCGATAAAGACGATTTGTGAGTTATCTGTTGTGTAAACTCCTTGAATTTTATTACGTGTCGTTTGTGCTTTATCACTCATGATGGCAATTTTTTGCCCCACGATTCTGTTTAATAATGTTGATTTCCCTACGTTAGGACGACCAATGATCGCCACAAATCCTGACTTATGTTCTGAGCCCATCTTCTTTTGCCTCTTTCTCTAAAGGAGCAGCAAATTTCACACCCGCTGCTCTCATTTTTATTAAACTAATTTTGGTAAAAATAATATGATGCCGATGATGACTGCCACTAAACTTGCAAATAAGACTAAGCCGGCTGCCACATCTTTGACTTTTTTTGCTAACGGATGAAATTGCTTCTCTGTAACCAGATCAACCAGGTTTTCAATTAGCGTGTTCAACATTTCAAGTCCAACCACTGCAGCAATTGTCATGATTAAAACTAACCATTCCATCTGGTTAAAACCTAGAAACGTTGCTAAAGCAATGACTAAAACTGAGATCACAAGATGAATTTTAAGATTACGTTCTTCAACTAAAGCTACCTTCCATCCTGCTAAGGCATGGTACAGCGCTTCTTTGAAGTTGCGGTTTTTATCAGTCTGTTTATCGCTGTAAGCCATAAGCATCCAAGATTTCTTTTTGCAAACCAAACATCTCTTTTTCATCTTCTTCAGTCATGTGATCATAACCATTTAAATGTAAGAAACCATGAACAGCTAAGAAACCTAACTCACGTTCATAACTATGACCATACTCTTCTGCTTGTTCAGCAGCGCGTTCGATTGAAATCATAATATCGCCTAAATCACGAGGCATCTCTTCCCCTAATTCAGCGAAGTTGATTTCAAACTCTTCAGCCATATTTTCTTCATTAGCAAAGCTAATCACATCTGTCGCTTGATCTTTGTTACGGTAATCGCGATTAATCTCTTGAATCCCTTTGTTATCCATAAAGGTCACCGACATTTCTGTATCGGCTGGCAATTCTAATTTGCTTGCTGCAAAGTTTAAAATCTTTTCGATTTCTGCTTGATCAGCAGAAGAGACTTTAGTGGTCTCATCAATTAGTGTTAAGTCCATCTTAGTTACTCTCCTCCTGTTCTTTTTTCATCTTTTCAGCTTCTGATTGCATTTTAGGATATTTAATTCTTGAGTGGAAGGTACTACATAAACCATTAATTAATGACTCTTCCACAATCCGAATTTCTTTCATTGTTAATCCTGTATCATCTAACTGACCATCAATTAAACGTTTTTCAATCAAGTTATTAACGAACTTACGAATTTTTTCATTTGTTGGGTGATCCATCGCACGGACCGCTGCTTCACAAGTATCTGCCAAACTAACTACACCCGCTTCTTTCGTTTGCGGACGAGGTCCAGCATAACGGAAGTCCTCTTCTGTGACTTCGGGGTTACGTTCTTTGGCTTTTGCATAGAAGTAACTCATTAACGTTGTACCGTGGTGTTGTTGACAAATATCAATCACCATTTGTGGCATTTTTTCTTTTTCTAAAATCTTAACCCCTTCACTAACATGGCTAAAGATAATTTCTTTACTATCTTCAGGAAGTAAGAAGTTGTGAGGATTCTCTGCCCCATCTGGTAAGTTTTCTACGAAGAAATTGGCATGTTTAATCTTACCAATATCGTGATAGTAACAACCAACACGGGTTAATAATGAACGACCACCAATATCAGCAACGGCGTTGGCACTTAAACTAGCTACCATCATACTGTGGTGATATGTTCCTGGCGCTTCCACTAATAATTTTTTCAATAGTGGATGATTTGGATTACTCAATTCATTTAACACAATCATACTGTCATCATTCAATAATAATTCAATATAGGGATGTAAACCAACAGATGTCACGAATGTGAAGACACAGCCTACTAATGAGAAAATTAAAATCGTAATCGTTTTGTTGTCACTGAACTCCATCCCTTGGTACGTCACCATGACTAACATCGCTAGCATTGGTAAAGCAATCAACCAAACGGCCGCTGCTTTTAACTGACGACCAATTCGATCGCGCTGTACAAGTGGTGCCATCAAACCAGTGAACATATACATCACTGCAATCAACAGTAAGGTACTTGTTCCTAATAAATCATAGTAGATAAACAAGGCAAACATCACTTGGAAAATCGCACCGATGATACTAGCTCGGCGATTAATAAATAAGTTTAATACCAATGGTGTAAAGGCTGCGGGGAATAAGAACGGCATTGCCGATAAACTTTCCGACTGCAACATTTGGAAACCTTTCATTAACAAGATTCCCACAATCATCATCACACCATAGAAAGTAACTAAACGCACTTTCACTGCCATACCAGGCGTGTGATAAACAATATACGCTAAAACTCCGACTTGGATTAAAATAACCAAAGCTAGCGCGACTAATGGGAAAACCGACTGCTTACGATTTGTTAATCCTAATGAATCTAATTTCTGAATAGCGGCTTGGTCAATTTGAACCCCTTCACGGACAATAACTTCCCCTTGATAAATCATTGAAGGCGCAACATTCTCGCTTGCTTGCGCACGTAATTCTTCTGTACGCTTCTCATTGGCAGCTTCATTAGATACGATTGTTCTTTCCATAATTGGACTAGCCACTGATTTTAATGTGCTATCCAAATCAGAATTTTCAACGTCAGAAATCGCTTTTTGTTTAATAGCATCTAATTGTGTCTCACGGATGGGTTCACCCATGATTTTTTTCACATTATCAACACTATACTTTTCAATCTTATCGAAATCTGTCTGTCCTAGGTTAAATAATGTTTCAAACACTCCAGTAGAATAACCTTGATAGTAAGGGACATCATCCTGATCCCCAGTTTCAAATTTCTTTTTCAAACTCGCTAATTTATCTTCCATGGCAACATCTTCGCCACCATTTTTAGCTTTGGCTTTATTTGATTCTTCTTTAACTTCAGTAATCATTTTGAATAGATGAGTTACTAAGTCCCCTTGCTTTTTCACAAGTTCTTTATTAAAGGTATATTCTAAACTAACGGCTTCGGCTGCTAACTTGCGCTTAGCTTCGGTATCCTTTTTATTTTCAATTGTCTTATTGGCACGAATTGTTTCTTCCGCTAACTGCCCTTCATGAAGTGTCACCACTTTTTGACGAACATTTCCTGAAATTAATAAGAACGATAATAAGGCAAAAATAATGCCCGCTCCAATAATATAACGATGACCTAGGACCATTCGTTTACTTGTTTTAAAATCTAGTTTCATTTTTCAGTATCCCCTATTTACTTTGACTTTCAGACTGATTAAGCGATGTTGCTTTCTTTACTTCATCAGTCGTTTTGTACGCTTCAATAATTTCTGCCACAACTGGATGACGAACCACGTCACTTGAGTTGAACTGAACAAAGCCAATCCGGTCAATTCCTTGCAAAGTCTTTTGACCATGAATTAAACCACTTGTGACCCCTCTCGGCAAGTCAATCTGTGACGCATCACCATTGACAATCATTTTAGAATTAAAGCCCAAGCGTGTTAAAAACATTTTCATCTGAGCAATGGTTGTATTTTGTGCCTCATCTAAAATAACAAAAGCATCTTCTAGTGTTCGACCACGCATATAAGCAAGTGGGGCAATTTCAATCACGCCACGTTCCATTAAGCGGTTGGTATGATCCATGCCAAAGACACTGTACAACGCATCATACACCGGACGTAGATACGGATCGACTTTCTCTTTTAAATCACCCGGTAAGAAACCTAAGCTTTCGCCTGCTTCAACCGCCGGCCGAGTTAAGATGATTTTTTGAACTTCACCTTTTTTCAATGCCGCAATTGCCATAACAACAGCCAAGAAGGTTTTACCTGTTCCAGCTGGTCCAATCCCAAAGGTCACATCTTTTTTCTTAATAGTATCAACGTAATGTTTTTGACCTAAGTTCTTTACACGAATCGCTTGACCGTTTTTATCACGTAAGATTTCTTGGTCATACATATCACGAAAATACTCCAATGTCCCCTTGTTCACCATCTTCAAAGCAGTGACGACATCTGGTGTCCCCACAGGAATACCACGTAAAATTAATCCATGTAATTCTTTTATTACTTGGAAGGTTTGTTGTACCGCTTCTTTTTCACCGGTAATCTGGATCATATCACCACGACTATGAATCGTCACATGCTGATTTTCTTCAATTAATGTTAAGTGTTGGTCATTTGTCCCTAGCAGCTGTTGTGCCTCAGTTTGATCCTTTACTTGAATATCGATTGTTTCATTGATTACCTCTGTCAAAAAAAGAACATCTCCCTTAAATTAGTCTATAATTAGTACTCTAAATATACCATACTTTGCGATTTGGCAAAAGTTTTCCATTCTTATCTTTTTATCATTTTCAACAAAAGAAAAGACTAACCAAATATTGGTCAGTCTTAATATTATTTCAGCAATTCTTTCACGATACTATTCACTAATGCTCCGTCTGCTTTACCTTTTGTTTTTGGCATCACAGCACCCATCACTTTACCAAACTCTTTAGCTGAAGTTGCCCCTGTAGCTTTGATTGCTTCTTCAACGATTTGACGAACTTCTGCTTCATCTAGTTGTTTTGGTAAATACTTCTCAACAACGACCATACCCGCTTCAACACCCTCGACTAAATCATCGCGTCCAGCTGCTTTGTATTCTGTCACTGAATCACGTCTTTGTTTCATCTCACGAGCTAGAACTGAAAGTTCTTCATCAGCAGTTAAGTCTTCACCTTTAGCAATTTGTTCATTTTGAACAGAAGCTTTCAATAAACGCAAGACGTCTAAGGTTGCTTTATCTTTGGCTTTCATTGCTGTTTTAATATCTTCATTTAATGTTGTAAGTAATGACATATCATTCACTCGCTCTCTTTTATTTTATATGTTTAATATAGCATATAACCTACTATCCATAAAGTTTGACGCACAAAAAAACCAGCAGACAAAGTCTACTGGTCATAATGTTAAACTGATGAACTCTAATTAAAATTAGAATTTTTTACGCTTACGCGCAGCTTCAGATTTCTTCTTACGTTTTACACTTGGTTTTTCATAGAATTCGCGTTTGCGGTATTCTTGTAAAGTACCAGTTTTTGAAACGGAACGTTTGAAGCGGCGAAGAGCATCATCAAGAGATTCGTTTTTCTTAACAACTGTTTTTGACATACAAATTCCCTCCCCCCGGGCTTAAAAAGTAACCGTCATTAAATTTACATTCAATAAACTGTCCTTTTGTTATTATATCTAATCTCGTTTTCAACGTCAACTATCTTTTGCTGTTTCTAGCATTTATTACTGACAATTTGCACATAAACCAAAAATTTCAAAGCGGTGACCTGTAATTTTACAATCTGCTAGTTGATCTTCAAAATAACCCATGGGACACATATTGATCTCTTTTGTACTGCCACAGTTTGTACAAATAAAGTGATGATGATGTTCATGATTGTCGTGGCTACAGTGGAAACGAAATTTTTTTTCGCCATTCAATTCAGTTTCTTCAATCACGCCATGGATAGAAAAATCATTCAGGTTGCGGTAAATTGTATCATAACTGATTCCGGTATAGAGTTTATTCATATGTTGGTAAACTTCTTTGGCACTCGTATAACGATCCGCTTCAAACAAATAACGCAGAATTTCTTCTCGTTTTTTTGTCGTCTTAAAGCCGTTCTTTTTTAAAATATCCAAAGCCTTAAATACTTGTTTACAGCCCATCTGTCCACCTCTTCTCTTAGCTCTATGCTATAATATAAGAAAGACAATTGCAAGGGAGCTTACCTATGACTAAAACAAATGTAAATATTTTTATCATCTCTGATTCAGCAGGTGAAACGGCCTCAAAATTAGCCCAAGCCTCTGTATCACAATATGAAGACTTGGATATTACCTTTACTCATCAAACCTTCGTCAGTGAAAAGGAATCCTTATTACAAGCATTAGAAAAAGCTAAAGAACTAAATGCACTAATCATTCACACGTTAATTTCTAAAGAATTTATTGCAATTGCCAATGACTATTGCCAAGAAAATGGCCTATTCTGTATGGATTTATTATCGCCATTGGTTAACGAAATTTCAAATCGCACATCGATCGAACCAAAGCGGATTGCTGGTGCTGTTCACTCTTTAAACCAAGAATACTTTAACCGAATTACAGCCATGGAATTCGCCGTGAAATATGATGACGGAAAAGACCCTAAAGGTTTCTTAGACGCTGATATCGTCTTACTTGGTGTTTCTAGAACATCTAAAACACCCCTAAGTTTATTCCTAGCTAATAAAAATTTAAAAGTGGCTAACCTGCCACTAGTTCCCCAAGCTTCTATTCCAAAAGAGCTTTGGGAAATGGATCCCGCTAAAATCATTGGCTTAACAAACAATCCTGAAATCTTGAACAAAATTCGCCAAGAACGAATGAAAGCTTACGGGTTAAGTCCTGATACAGCTTACTCAAACATCGACAAGATTCAAGAAGAATTAGCTTACGCTCAAGACTTGTACGACAAACTAGGCTGTATCGTGATTAACGTCGCTGACCTTTCGATTGAGGAAACAGCCTCTATCGTCTTAGACGAACTAAATTTAAATTCACACTTTGGTGTGGGGTAATAAAAAAAAGCAGACCAGTTTGGTCTGCTTTTTTA from Vagococcus coleopterorum includes:
- the era gene encoding GTPase Era translates to MGSEHKSGFVAIIGRPNVGKSTLLNRIVGQKIAIMSDKAQTTRNKIQGVYTTDNSQIVFIDTPGIHKPKHRLGDFMVETAYSALREVDATLFMVSAEQPRGRGDDFIIERLKKSDTPVYLIINKIDTIEPDDLLPIIDDYRAQMDFAEIIPISATEGNNVENLLSILEDKMPEGPQYFPEDQVTDHPEYFIVSELVREKVLLLTREEVPHSVAVVVEDMRRDEYDKIHIQATIIVERSSQKGIIIGKGGKMLKDVGIKARKDIENLLGNKVYLELWVKVQKNWRDKSTHLQDYGYREMDY
- a CDS encoding diacylglycerol kinase family protein, with the translated sequence MAYSDKQTDKNRNFKEALYHALAGWKVALVEERNLKIHLVISVLVIALATFLGFNQMEWLVLIMTIAAVVGLEMLNTLIENLVDLVTEKQFHPLAKKVKDVAAGLVLFASLVAVIIGIILFLPKLV
- the ybeY gene encoding rRNA maturation RNase YbeY, coding for MDLTLIDETTKVSSADQAEIEKILNFAASKLELPADTEMSVTFMDNKGIQEINRDYRNKDQATDVISFANEENMAEEFEINFAELGEEMPRDLGDIMISIERAAEQAEEYGHSYERELGFLAVHGFLHLNGYDHMTEEDEKEMFGLQKEILDAYGLQR
- a CDS encoding HD family phosphohydrolase, producing the protein MKLDFKTSKRMVLGHRYIIGAGIIFALLSFLLISGNVRQKVVTLHEGQLAEETIRANKTIENKKDTEAKRKLAAEAVSLEYTFNKELVKKQGDLVTHLFKMITEVKEESNKAKAKNGGEDVAMEDKLASLKKKFETGDQDDVPYYQGYSTGVFETLFNLGQTDFDKIEKYSVDNVKKIMGEPIRETQLDAIKQKAISDVENSDLDSTLKSVASPIMERTIVSNEAANEKRTEELRAQASENVAPSMIYQGEVIVREGVQIDQAAIQKLDSLGLTNRKQSVFPLVALALVILIQVGVLAYIVYHTPGMAVKVRLVTFYGVMMIVGILLMKGFQMLQSESLSAMPFLFPAAFTPLVLNLFINRRASIIGAIFQVMFALFIYYDLLGTSTLLLIAVMYMFTGLMAPLVQRDRIGRQLKAAAVWLIALPMLAMLVMVTYQGMEFSDNKTITILIFSLVGCVFTFVTSVGLHPYIELLLNDDSMIVLNELSNPNHPLLKKLLVEAPGTYHHSMMVASLSANAVADIGGRSLLTRVGCYYHDIGKIKHANFFVENLPDGAENPHNFLLPEDSKEIIFSHVSEGVKILEKEKMPQMVIDICQQHHGTTLMSYFYAKAKERNPEVTEEDFRYAGPRPQTKEAGVVSLADTCEAAVRAMDHPTNEKIRKFVNNLIEKRLIDGQLDDTGLTMKEIRIVEESLINGLCSTFHSRIKYPKMQSEAEKMKKEQEESN
- a CDS encoding PhoH family protein, with protein sequence MTEVINETIDIQVKDQTEAQQLLGTNDQHLTLIEENQHVTIHSRGDMIQITGEKEAVQQTFQVIKELHGLILRGIPVGTPDVVTALKMVNKGTLEYFRDMYDQEILRDKNGQAIRVKNLGQKHYVDTIKKKDVTFGIGPAGTGKTFLAVVMAIAALKKGEVQKIILTRPAVEAGESLGFLPGDLKEKVDPYLRPVYDALYSVFGMDHTNRLMERGVIEIAPLAYMRGRTLEDAFVILDEAQNTTIAQMKMFLTRLGFNSKMIVNGDASQIDLPRGVTSGLIHGQKTLQGIDRIGFVQFNSSDVVRHPVVAEIIEAYKTTDEVKKATSLNQSESQSK
- a CDS encoding GatB/YqeY domain-containing protein, whose protein sequence is MSLLTTLNEDIKTAMKAKDKATLDVLRLLKASVQNEQIAKGEDLTADEELSVLAREMKQRRDSVTEYKAAGRDDLVEGVEAGMVVVEKYLPKQLDEAEVRQIVEEAIKATGATSAKEFGKVMGAVMPKTKGKADGALVNSIVKELLK
- the rpsU gene encoding 30S ribosomal protein S21; the protein is MSKTVVKKNESLDDALRRFKRSVSKTGTLQEYRKREFYEKPSVKRKKKSEAARKRKKF
- a CDS encoding Fur family transcriptional regulator; protein product: MGCKQVFKALDILKKNGFKTTKKREEILRYLFEADRYTSAKEVYQHMNKLYTGISYDTIYRNLNDFSIHGVIEETELNGEKKFRFHCSHDNHEHHHHFICTNCGSTKEINMCPMGYFEDQLADCKITGHRFEIFGLCANCQ
- a CDS encoding pyruvate, water dikinase regulatory protein; amino-acid sequence: MTKTNVNIFIISDSAGETASKLAQASVSQYEDLDITFTHQTFVSEKESLLQALEKAKELNALIIHTLISKEFIAIANDYCQENGLFCMDLLSPLVNEISNRTSIEPKRIAGAVHSLNQEYFNRITAMEFAVKYDDGKDPKGFLDADIVLLGVSRTSKTPLSLFLANKNLKVANLPLVPQASIPKELWEMDPAKIIGLTNNPEILNKIRQERMKAYGLSPDTAYSNIDKIQEELAYAQDLYDKLGCIVINVADLSIEETASIVLDELNLNSHFGVG